In Nonomuraea muscovyensis, one genomic interval encodes:
- a CDS encoding NBR1-Ig-like domain-containing protein, with translation MEADKRGKRRGRQPIGPDPEAGAVGAFAARLLRLKQEAGDPSYAEMASRLGAAASKSSLASAARGQRLPTWETTWEFVRVLAVDRLGRDPGETEREWRDLWERARVEPVDEPVNEPVDEPAEVEGAPRTARRGQVLVYVMSSVAVVTAGLTVLHLALREDRRETPPAPAPTASVIPRDDSEFLGDVTYPDGSKVRTNSTFTKTWRVRNTGTIPWEGRLLARVNADPCKSPETVAIPPTAPGHTVDLSVRVRAPGKPGKCRIYYKMTDAQGRVLFPLKRPVFLDVRVVGS, from the coding sequence GTGGAGGCCGACAAGAGGGGGAAGCGGCGGGGGCGGCAGCCGATCGGGCCCGATCCGGAGGCGGGCGCGGTGGGCGCGTTCGCCGCGCGGCTGCTCCGGCTGAAGCAGGAGGCGGGCGACCCGTCGTACGCGGAGATGGCCTCGCGGCTCGGCGCGGCCGCCTCGAAGTCGTCCCTGGCCAGCGCGGCGCGCGGGCAGAGGTTACCGACCTGGGAGACGACGTGGGAGTTCGTCCGGGTGCTCGCGGTCGACCGGCTGGGGCGCGACCCGGGGGAGACCGAGCGCGAGTGGCGGGACCTGTGGGAGCGCGCCAGGGTCGAGCCGGTGGACGAGCCCGTGAACGAGCCCGTGGACGAGCCGGCCGAGGTCGAGGGCGCACCGAGGACCGCGCGGCGCGGCCAGGTCCTCGTCTACGTCATGTCCTCGGTGGCGGTCGTCACGGCCGGCCTCACCGTGCTCCATCTCGCCCTGCGGGAGGACCGGCGCGAAACCCCGCCCGCGCCCGCGCCCACGGCGAGCGTCATCCCGAGAGACGATTCCGAGTTTCTCGGCGACGTCACCTATCCGGACGGCTCGAAAGTCCGGACGAATTCCACGTTCACCAAGACCTGGCGGGTGCGCAACACCGGAACCATTCCGTGGGAAGGCCGGCTGCTGGCCCGCGTGAACGCCGATCCATGCAAATCACCCGAGACGGTCGCCATTCCGCCGACCGCGCCCGGCCACACGGTGGATCTCTCGGTCCGGGTACGCGCTCCCGGCAAACCCGGGAAGTGCCGTATCTACTACAAGATGACCGACGCGCAGGGCAGGGTGCTGTTCCCGCTCAAGCGCCCGGTGTTTCTGGACGTTCGGGTCGTCGGCTCCTGA